The Halomonas elongata DSM 2581 DNA segment ACCGCGGGGCCCCGCGCCCGGGACGAGGAGCCCGACGCATGCTGAACCAGCGTGTTTCACGGATCGCGGGGCTGCTGCTGGGGCTGGTGCTGGTCGCGGCAGCCTTCACGGCCAGCGTCATGCTGGGCACCACGGAGATTGCCCCGCCGACCTTCGTCCAGGCGCTGATGCACTACGACCCCGCTCGGGTCGCGCATATCATCATCGTCACGGAACGCCTGCCACGCGCGGTCATCGCCGCCCTGGTCGGCGCCAGCCTGGCCATCGCCGGCGCCCTGATGCAGACCATGACCCGTAATCCCCTGGCCTCGCCGGGTATTCTGGGGATCAACGCCGGAGCCATGTTCTTCGTGGTCATCGCCGTCTCGCTACTGCCCCTCCACACGCCGGCCGAGTATGTCTGGGCGGCGCTGCTGGGAGCCCTGGTCGCGGCCTGTCTGGTGGTGATGCTGAGCCGCGGTCGCCAGGGCGAGCTGTCGCCGCTGCGGGTCGTTTTGGCGGGCGTGGCCATCACCGCCATGTTCGTCTCGTTCAGCCAGGGCCTGCTGATCATCGACCGCCAGAGCTTCGAGAGCGTGCTGTACTGGCTGGCCGGCTCTGTCTCCGGGCGCGAGCTGTCGCTGGTGGTGCCGCTGCTGCCGCTGTTCGGCGGCGCCCTGCTGCTTTGTGCGCTGCTCGTCCGCCACGCCAATGCCCTGCTGCTGGGCGACGACATGGCCGAGGGCCTGGGCATGCGTGCCGGCACCATCAAGCTGCTGCTCGGCCTGGTGGTGATCCTGCTCGCCGGCAGTTCGGTCGCACTGGCCGGCATGATCGGCTTCGTCGGGCTGATCGTGCCCCACATGGCCCGGGGGCTCTTCGGCGTCGACCACCGCTGGCTGCTGCCGGCCTGTGCCCTGCTGGGCGCCAGCCTGCTGCTGCTGGCCGATGTGGCCTCGCGCTTCCTGATGCCCCCGCAGGATGTACCGGTGGGCGTGATGACCGCCCTGATCGGCACGCCCTTTTTCATCTACCTGGCACGCAGGAAGCAGGCCTGACCATGACTCATTCCGCTTCCCTGAAACAGCAGGGCGATGGCACCGTCGATGCCCGCGCGACCCGCTATCCGGGTATCGCCGCCCTGCTCGTGCTGGTCCTGCTGGCCAGCATGGGCCTGTCACTGAGCCTGGGCAGTTTCCCCACCCCGTTCGGCAGGGTGCTGGACGCGCTGGTCGAGCCCCGGGCAAGCGACATCGCCTTCATCGTCTGGGAACTACGCCTGCCGCGCATCCTGCTGGCCGTGCTGGTGGGTGCGGCCCTGGCCGTGGCCGGTGCCATCCTCCAGGGCATCGTGCGCAATCCGCTGGCCTCCCCGGACGTGATCGGCATCACCAGCGGCGCCGCCCTGGCCGCCGTGGCCTTCATGGCATCGTTCGGCGCCGGCCTGAGCCTTCATTGGCTGCCGGCCTCCGCGCTGCTCGGCGCGCTGCTGTCCGCCCTGCTGGTATTCCTGCTGGCCTGGCAGCGGGGCATTGCGCCCTCGCGCATGGTGCTGGTCGGTATCGGGCTCTCCGCCGCCATGGGAGCCGTGACCACCCTGCTGATCGTGGTCAGCGACGATGCCGCCGCCATGACAGCCTATGTATGGCTGACCGGCAGCCTCTATGCCGCCCAATGGCAGGACGTGCTCGGCATGCTGCCCTGGCTGCTGATCGCCATCCCCCTGTGCCTGACCCGGGCGCGGCACATGGATGCCATGGCGCTCGGCGATCACGTGGCCCTGGGACTGGGCGTGAACGTCCTGCGCAGCCGGCTGCTGCTGATGGCCTGCAGCGTGGCACTGGCGGGGGCGGCCGTGGCTTTCGCCGGAGGACTCAGCTTCGTGGGTCTGATCGCTCCCCACATCGCCGCCCGCCTGGTGGGGCGGGGCTTCGCCAGGCTGGTCCCCACCGCCGCCCTGGTCGGCGCCCTGATCGTGCTCTACGCCGATCTCCTCGGCCGGGTGGCCTTCCTGCCCGAGGACCTGCCCGCCGGCATCTTCGTCTCGGGCGTGGGCGCGCCCTTCTTCGTCTATCTCCTGCATCGAACCCGGCACCGCCGTTACTGAATCGGCCCGTTCCTCATCACTAGGGTTTGTACGAAAAGTCGCCGAGCGATGGCCAGACAAGGCAAAAATCAGCGAAGAAGCGGAGTTTACAAGGGCTAAATGAGCATTTTGAGCTGATTTTTAACGCCGTATGGGCGCGCGCAGGCATTTTTCGGACAAAGCCTAAAATCCATGGCAAGAGCAGGGAAAGTCCATGTTTCATATCGCACCCCGTCAGGACACCATCACGGCACAGCAACGGCAACGCTATCGAACCCTTGCCACCTCCACCCTGGGACATTTCACCGACTTCGGCGCCATCACCTCCCTCTCCCCCATCCAGCGGCCTGTCCGACTTCTCGGCACGGCCGTGACGGTCAGGATTCCCCATGTCGACGGCAGTATCATCCGCGAGGCCCTGAAGATGGCCTGCCCGGGTGATGTGCTGGTGATCGATGTGTCCGGCGACCACCGGCGTGCCTGCTGGGGCGAGTTCCGGGCCTATGCGGCGTTGCGCAAGCAGCTCGCGGGTGTCGTCACCAACGGCGCCATCACCGACTGGGACGCCCTTTCCCGGTTGAACCTGCCCATCTACTCACGGACGACCAGCCCGCTGACCACCAGAGCATTGGAACTGGAAGGCGAGATCAATACCCCGGTCGCGATCGACGGCGTCACGATCAATCCGGGCGACCTGGTGGTAGGCGACGACGATGGGCTCTTCATCATTCCGCCGCAGCGTGCCGACGCACTGGCCGACGCCGCAGAGAACAAACAGGTACAGGAAGAGGAAAAGCGAAACGCCGTCGAGGCCGAATTCCCCGAGTGGTTCCGCTGAAAACACCGCCCGACCTATCGTCGGGCGGTGTGTGCATCAGGCCGTAGACGCTGTACGTTTCAGGCCTCGTTCAGCGCCTCGGCTGGCATTGCCGCATCGGGCAGCCCCACCCGAACGAACGGATTGCAGGTCGCACTGGTACCGAAGGGCATGCTGCCCGGGCCCCCGGCGCGCTCGATGATCGGCGTGATGAGACGCTTGTAGGGCCATTGTTCCCTCTCGAAGAGCTGCGCCTTGAGCATCCCGCGGTCGCGGTCGTCGAAGGGGATCGCATCGATCCGGGCCTCGAGGCGAGTCGCCATCTCCCGCCAGAGATTCCGGGCCGGCAGCGCGTAATGATCCGCCAGCGTCTCGATGATCGCCCGCAGGTTGACCTGTATCGCCAGGGTCTGAAGCCAGAACAGCAGGGCCTCGAGACTGTCGTGGTAAAGGGTGTTGGAGTGACCGGGCTTGATGCAGTAGCACGGATCCTGCATGCCGTACCGCTCCAGGCGCGCGACACTGATCCGCAGCGAGTCATGATCGCGCAGCAGCAACCCGTCACAGCGACCTTCCCTGAACACCAGAACGGCATTCTGGCCATGCACTTCCGCCAGCATGCCGAGCCGGAACATGCGCAGGTTGATGTCGAAGAACGTATCGCACAGCTCGCCCAACAGCGCCTGAACCGAGTCGGGGCTGGCCGTCATGCCACGCTGTGCCAGCCAGTCGTCGAACACATGGTGCTCGCCGCCCGGCAGCGGCGTTCCCAGGGTGGCCATGGGCACCAGGCGCACGCTCGAGTCCTCCAGCAACGCGCTGGGGTAGCTGCGCACCATGGCGGACAAGTGTCGCGGGGCTTCGTCGAACAGCGTCGCTCCCTCCGGCATGTAGGCCCACCACTTGCCTTCATCGCACAGGTAGAGCCCTTCGGCGAGCCGGGTATCCTTCTCCCTGGCCTGGTGCAACAGGCGGGCGCTTAGATCGCCATTGAACATCTTGACCGCCGGCAGGTAGCGCGAGGCACCCAGGGAATGGATGGCCATCGGCAGCTTCAGGTAATGCGGACTCGCCGTGGTCGGGGCCAGCGAACGCAGCGAGGACGTCGCGAGCCAGGGCTCGGTGACCGAGGCCAGCGAGACGCAGTCGCCCGCCGCGAAGGCCGATTCCAGCCAGTGGGGCAGCGCATGCTCGTGCTGCCAGGGATGCACGGGAATGGCGATGTGGGTCCGAGCCAGCCCCCGCGAGTTCATCTCCTGCTCCAGCGCTTGACGGCCCTCGTCGCCGACGAGCCATGCCACCGGCACCGGGCCGTCTTCCTCGACACCGGCGCCGGTCATCACCCGGTCGCGGGCGATCGCGACCCAGCGCAGCGTGATGGGCGCATTGAACTCGGCCATATAGGCTCGATACTCGTCCTCGCTGAGCCCCTGCTTGGCCTTCGCCGTGGGGTGGTAGGGTCGGTCGAGCAACGACGCCCACTGCTCCATGATCGCAAAATGCTCGGCCGTATCGCGGCGCAGCAGGTCGCGTGTCTCCACCCGGTGCTCCACCGAGCTTTCCGCCTGCCAGAGGCTGTCGGACAGCGCCTCGAGAAACACCTTCTGTCCCTGCTCCAGGGCCTGATCGTCGTCGGCACCGAAGACACGGCGCATGAAGGCGACCGGATCGAGTGGCGTCCACTCCCCGCTCTCATGATCCACCAGGATCACCGGGGTCCGGGGCACCTTTTCCCATGCCTGGACGATACCGGGCTGCAGCAGCATGACCACGCCTTGGTGCCGATCCTGCGGCCAGATCCAGAACCACCGTGAGCAATGGCCTCCATCCAGGGCCTGGAACACCGGCAACCGGATGAGCCAGTCGTCGGCCCTGGAGGCGTCCTGCCAGACTGCGCCAAGGTCATCCAGCATGCCCTCTACCAGCAGACCATCCACCAGCGACTGCATGATCTGCGCCTGGGCATGGTGCTGGGCATTAAAAGGTTCCATGGTCGTGAACTCCGCAACGGTGTCAGTACGCTCGAGCGAGGCAAGCTGGCTCGCCTCGCGAGAAGAAAGGGAACAAGTCGTCATCGGTGAACTCATGAACGGGAGGTCCCGTGCTGTTCAGGCGCCCTGGCCTCGCCGAGCGCCTTCTGCAGGGCGCGAAAGGCGATGCCGCGCTCGTCGCCCAGCATGAAGGCGTTGACGCCGCACGCCTGCCATCGGGCCTTGGCGTCCGGGTGACGCAGGAAGGCGCAATAGGGAAGCTGCCGTGCACTCGCCGTGCGCTGGACCTCCTCCAGCGCCTGGACGACATCGGGGTGTCCGGGCTGCCAGGTCACGCCCATGGACTGGGACAGGTCCGCCGCCCCCTCCAGTACCATGTCGAGGCCCGGCACCCCGCAAATCGCCTCGATTCTCGCCACACCCTGGCGGCTCTCGATCATGGCGACCACCATGATCTCCCGATTCGCCTGCACGACGTATTCCGCCAGGGAGGATTTGCCGAAGGAGCCGGGACGCCCGGCATTGAGGCTGCGCTCGCCTTCCGGCGCATACTTGCACGCGGCCACGGCCCGCTCGAGGGTCTCGGGGTCTTCCACCCTGGGCAACACGATTCCCTGGGCTCCGCCGTCGAGCAGACGCAGCAGCGTCTTGGGATCGGCGTCGGCTACCCGCACCAGCGGCGTCAGCCGGTAGCTCTCGGCGGTACGAATCATGTGCTCGACGGTTTCCGGGTTGATCAGCACGTGTTCGGTATCGATCACCACGAAGTCGAAGCCCGCCTCGGCGATCAGCTCGATGGAGGCGGCCGTGGGCAGGGAGGCCATGACACCATGGACTTCCCGCCCTTCGGCCAGCGCCCGCTTCAATCGATTGGTCCTCAGCATGACGCCGCCTCCCCTGGCGCGTAACTGGCCAGCGGATTGGGTACATGCTTGACTTGGGGGACGTCATCGCCGAAGAGACGACGACGCGTCAGGGCTTCCACTTCCCAGCGAGGCGCGAAGACATCGAAGCAGCGATAGCGCTCGCCGTGCTGCGGATTGGCACGCTGATAGTCCTTGATCACGTCCGCCGTCATGGCCCAGAAACGCGATTCCTCCAGCCCGAAATGCCGATGCAGGAAGACGGCCATCTCCGCCAGGGCGATGAAGAAAAAGGCATCACAGGAATAGTCGCGCACCGCGTCCAGGTCATCGGTGACGATGAAGGAATTGCGGTTGAGGGCGGCATGGCGTTCGGGCACGGGTTCCAGGACAGGGGCCAGCTCGGGTCGTGCCAGATGCGAGCTGCTGAAGCGCACGCCGTCATGGAAATCCTTCAACGCCACCCTGAGCGGCCAGCCGTCACGATGAATGACCACGATATTCTGGCCATGGGACTCCATCCCCACGCCCTCGGCGAACAGCATGTGGATGATCGGCAAGGTGGCGACTTTCACGAGCTGCCGGGTCCAGGCTTCCAGCCCATGACGTTCCACCCAGGGGGCGATGAAGGGGCTGACGGGCTCCCCTTCGGCATTACGCATGAGCTGGCTCAGCCCATTGAAGGGCACGGCCCGCTCGCCATCCTGCAGGAACTCGCCGACGTTCTGCCGCCAGATGGCACCGACCTTGCCATAGACGTCGTTGTATCGGGCCTCGGGAAAGGCGCGCTCGTCCAGCGCCACGCCGGCCACCTCGCCCAGGATCACGAACCCCGCCGCCCTGGCGGTCGCATCCGTGTCGATGAGCCGTTGAAGCCACTGGGTAATGATCGGCCCATTGGTCACGGTATGGCGCGCCAGGATGCGCGTGCTGGATGTATTGGTGATGCTCATCGCCAGCTTGAGATACGGCTTGCCCGTATCCTGCGGGGCCAGGGTGCGGATCGACTGCTGAGCGGTATAGGTCGTCTCCCCTTCGCCCAGCAGGGCGATCTCGCCGCTGGCAAGCTCGGGGTAGAGCACCGGAACCAGCGCGTTTTCCCACTGCCAGGGATGCACCGGCATCAGCACGACCTCGTCCCGCGCCAGTCCCCGCCGCTCGAGGTAGTCGTCCAGACTCGCCAGTACTCGCGGCCCGGCATCCTCCGCTATCCGGTCGGCCAGCGCCATCCCGCCGACTGCGCCCTGATGTGCCAGGCATACCGGCACGGCAAGCCACCAGACCTGAAGCGGCTGGGCGAACTCCGGCCCATAACGCTGGTTGTCCCGCAGGGAAAAGCCTAGCCGCGACTTGTA contains these protein-coding regions:
- a CDS encoding HpcH/HpaI aldolase family protein, which codes for MLRTNRLKRALAEGREVHGVMASLPTAASIELIAEAGFDFVVIDTEHVLINPETVEHMIRTAESYRLTPLVRVADADPKTLLRLLDGGAQGIVLPRVEDPETLERAVAACKYAPEGERSLNAGRPGSFGKSSLAEYVVQANREIMVVAMIESRQGVARIEAICGVPGLDMVLEGAADLSQSMGVTWQPGHPDVVQALEEVQRTASARQLPYCAFLRHPDAKARWQACGVNAFMLGDERGIAFRALQKALGEARAPEQHGTSRS
- a CDS encoding RraA family protein, with amino-acid sequence MFHIAPRQDTITAQQRQRYRTLATSTLGHFTDFGAITSLSPIQRPVRLLGTAVTVRIPHVDGSIIREALKMACPGDVLVIDVSGDHRRACWGEFRAYAALRKQLAGVVTNGAITDWDALSRLNLPIYSRTTSPLTTRALELEGEINTPVAIDGVTINPGDLVVGDDDGLFIIPPQRADALADAAENKQVQEEEKRNAVEAEFPEWFR
- a CDS encoding FecCD family ABC transporter permease, coding for MTHSASLKQQGDGTVDARATRYPGIAALLVLVLLASMGLSLSLGSFPTPFGRVLDALVEPRASDIAFIVWELRLPRILLAVLVGAALAVAGAILQGIVRNPLASPDVIGITSGAALAAVAFMASFGAGLSLHWLPASALLGALLSALLVFLLAWQRGIAPSRMVLVGIGLSAAMGAVTTLLIVVSDDAAAMTAYVWLTGSLYAAQWQDVLGMLPWLLIAIPLCLTRARHMDAMALGDHVALGLGVNVLRSRLLLMACSVALAGAAVAFAGGLSFVGLIAPHIAARLVGRGFARLVPTAALVGALIVLYADLLGRVAFLPEDLPAGIFVSGVGAPFFVYLLHRTRHRRY
- a CDS encoding FecCD family ABC transporter permease encodes the protein MLNQRVSRIAGLLLGLVLVAAAFTASVMLGTTEIAPPTFVQALMHYDPARVAHIIIVTERLPRAVIAALVGASLAIAGALMQTMTRNPLASPGILGINAGAMFFVVIAVSLLPLHTPAEYVWAALLGALVAACLVVMLSRGRQGELSPLRVVLAGVAITAMFVSFSQGLLIIDRQSFESVLYWLAGSVSGRELSLVVPLLPLFGGALLLCALLVRHANALLLGDDMAEGLGMRAGTIKLLLGLVVILLAGSSVALAGMIGFVGLIVPHMARGLFGVDHRWLLPACALLGASLLLLADVASRFLMPPQDVPVGVMTALIGTPFFIYLARRKQA
- a CDS encoding IucA/IucC family protein, which codes for MEPFNAQHHAQAQIMQSLVDGLLVEGMLDDLGAVWQDASRADDWLIRLPVFQALDGGHCSRWFWIWPQDRHQGVVMLLQPGIVQAWEKVPRTPVILVDHESGEWTPLDPVAFMRRVFGADDDQALEQGQKVFLEALSDSLWQAESSVEHRVETRDLLRRDTAEHFAIMEQWASLLDRPYHPTAKAKQGLSEDEYRAYMAEFNAPITLRWVAIARDRVMTGAGVEEDGPVPVAWLVGDEGRQALEQEMNSRGLARTHIAIPVHPWQHEHALPHWLESAFAAGDCVSLASVTEPWLATSSLRSLAPTTASPHYLKLPMAIHSLGASRYLPAVKMFNGDLSARLLHQAREKDTRLAEGLYLCDEGKWWAYMPEGATLFDEAPRHLSAMVRSYPSALLEDSSVRLVPMATLGTPLPGGEHHVFDDWLAQRGMTASPDSVQALLGELCDTFFDINLRMFRLGMLAEVHGQNAVLVFREGRCDGLLLRDHDSLRISVARLERYGMQDPCYCIKPGHSNTLYHDSLEALLFWLQTLAIQVNLRAIIETLADHYALPARNLWREMATRLEARIDAIPFDDRDRGMLKAQLFEREQWPYKRLITPIIERAGGPGSMPFGTSATCNPFVRVGLPDAAMPAEALNEA
- a CDS encoding IucA/IucC family protein, whose protein sequence is MSSHERVLPQAAATVGASDALGCVSMPFAFPEHWRHHARVEQRVVGQLLQTLLYEDVLSHEAIAEPASGDSGATSFSLTLGARHYRVSGWQCHSFRLIRLEHSTLVVEDHEGTPEPLSLQRFLGDLEAALGDLAIQPGFVNELTQTLIKDVQSSAWPMPFHETPQALDADALEQYFTDAHSYHPCYKSRLGFSLRDNQRYGPEFAQPLQVWWLAVPVCLAHQGAVGGMALADRIAEDAGPRVLASLDDYLERRGLARDEVVLMPVHPWQWENALVPVLYPELASGEIALLGEGETTYTAQQSIRTLAPQDTGKPYLKLAMSITNTSSTRILARHTVTNGPIITQWLQRLIDTDATARAAGFVILGEVAGVALDERAFPEARYNDVYGKVGAIWRQNVGEFLQDGERAVPFNGLSQLMRNAEGEPVSPFIAPWVERHGLEAWTRQLVKVATLPIIHMLFAEGVGMESHGQNIVVIHRDGWPLRVALKDFHDGVRFSSSHLARPELAPVLEPVPERHAALNRNSFIVTDDLDAVRDYSCDAFFFIALAEMAVFLHRHFGLEESRFWAMTADVIKDYQRANPQHGERYRCFDVFAPRWEVEALTRRRLFGDDVPQVKHVPNPLASYAPGEAASC